One Amaranthus tricolor cultivar Red isolate AtriRed21 chromosome 10, ASM2621246v1, whole genome shotgun sequence genomic window carries:
- the LOC130824816 gene encoding secreted RxLR effector protein 161-like, whose product MAARARLVLLPSDLRRTCVQNHCGNFALIGFSDADYAGYQVDRKSTSGSCQFLGSSLILWYSKKQNSVALSTAKVEYIVAGAYCSQILWIAQQLRDLGVDIKENQLPDKFTKPLSPDRFAHIRMELGMLNDLA is encoded by the exons ATGGCTGCGAGGGCACGACTCGTTCTTCTTCCCTCTGATCTTCGAAGGACCTGCGTGCAAAATCA ttgtggaaattttgctttgattggtttttcagatgcggaTTATGCTGGTTATCAGGTGGATAGAAAGAGCACTTCAGGATCATGTCAATTCTTGGGATCATCTTTGATTttatggtattctaaaaagcaaaattcagtggCTTTATCTACGGCTAAAGTGGAATACATAGTAGCCGGTGCAtattgctctcaaattttatggattgcacaACAGCTTCGAGATCTTGGAGTTGATATCAAAG AAAACCAATTACCTGAtaaatttacaaaacctttaagccCTGATCGTTTTGCACATATTCGTATGGAACTTGGAATGTTGAATGATTTGGCATGA